In Sulfurisphaera javensis, a single genomic region encodes these proteins:
- a CDS encoding DUF2153 domain-containing protein → MESGYLSNLDEWIKMQKNLLETLKELEKKYESADADRLDLILATRVAFQHIMRTIKAFDQWLQDPQIIKHMPKEMLEDVMKTTWNILETLLELDIRHTSQFRDLVIKLSKEGKLDPLIWNRPLNEEQQSTPNRRGTFMTM, encoded by the coding sequence TTGGAAAGCGGATATCTGTCTAATCTTGACGAATGGATTAAAATGCAGAAAAATTTGTTGGAAACATTGAAAGAACTAGAGAAAAAGTATGAATCAGCAGATGCTGATAGGTTAGATTTAATTCTTGCTACACGTGTAGCATTTCAGCATATAATGAGAACTATAAAGGCATTTGATCAGTGGCTACAAGATCCTCAGATAATAAAACATATGCCAAAAGAAATGCTAGAAGATGTTATGAAAACGACATGGAATATATTAGAAACTTTACTAGAATTAGATATAAGGCACACTAGCCAATTTAGAGATTTAGTAATCAAATTAAGTAAAGAAGGGAAGTTAGATCCATTAATATGGAATAGGCCATTAAATGAAGAACAGCAAAGCACTCCTAACAGAAGAGGAACATTTATGACTATGTAA
- a CDS encoding U6 snRNA-associated Sm-like protein LSm6 codes for MQAKIENPLKNLKTATNKIVLVKLKDGSEYVGRLEQSDGTMNLVLRDCIETKEGTTEPVAKYGRVLIRGSNILFISVDYEALMGK; via the coding sequence GTGCAAGCAAAGATAGAAAATCCATTAAAGAATTTAAAAACTGCAACAAATAAAATCGTGCTAGTAAAACTTAAAGATGGCTCAGAATATGTAGGAAGATTAGAGCAAAGTGACGGTACAATGAATTTAGTTTTAAGGGATTGTATTGAGACTAAGGAAGGTACAACAGAGCCAGTGGCAAAATATGGAAGAGTCCTAATAAGAGGAAGCAATATTCTTTTCATAAGCGTAGACTATGAAGCCCTAATGGGAAAATAA
- a CDS encoding methionine adenosyltransferase, with product MRNINVQLSHWVDIDSLEVELVERKGTGHPDYIADAASEEASRKLSLYYLKRYGTILHHNLDKTLVVGGQAAPRFKGGEVLQPIYIIVAGRATTEVKTESGIESIPVGTVIIESVKEWIKEHFRYLDAEKHVIVDYKIGKGSADLVGIFEVAKKSVPLSNDTSFGVGFAPYSKLENLVYQTERLLNSKEIKAKIPEIGEDIKVMGLRKGKTIELTIAMAVISQLVSDLNHYIAVKEEAKQVVLDLASKLVPEYNVRVNINTGDKIDKGIVYLTVTGTSAEHGDDGMTGRGNRATGLITPMRPMSLEATAGKNPVNHVGKIYNIVANLIAQKVSSEVKGIKNVQVEVLGQIGRPIDDPLIANVQVTTENGTLTNEMKREIEGISDEILGSITKISELILENKVMLF from the coding sequence ATGAGAAACATAAACGTACAATTAAGCCATTGGGTAGATATAGATTCTTTAGAGGTCGAACTTGTAGAGCGTAAGGGAACTGGACATCCAGATTATATAGCAGATGCAGCTTCCGAAGAGGCAAGTAGGAAATTATCGTTATACTATTTAAAAAGATACGGGACAATTTTGCACCACAACTTAGATAAGACTTTGGTTGTTGGAGGTCAAGCAGCACCTAGATTTAAAGGGGGAGAGGTTTTACAGCCTATTTATATAATTGTTGCAGGAAGAGCAACAACGGAAGTTAAAACTGAATCTGGGATAGAAAGCATACCAGTTGGTACAGTAATTATTGAAAGCGTAAAAGAATGGATAAAAGAACATTTTAGGTATTTAGACGCTGAAAAACATGTAATAGTTGATTATAAGATTGGTAAAGGTTCAGCAGACTTAGTCGGTATATTTGAAGTAGCTAAGAAATCAGTGCCTTTATCTAATGATACAAGCTTTGGAGTAGGTTTTGCTCCTTATTCTAAATTAGAGAACCTCGTTTATCAGACAGAAAGACTTTTAAATTCTAAAGAAATAAAGGCCAAAATACCAGAAATAGGAGAAGATATAAAAGTTATGGGACTAAGAAAAGGAAAGACAATTGAGCTTACAATAGCAATGGCCGTGATAAGCCAACTAGTAAGTGATTTGAACCATTATATTGCAGTTAAAGAAGAGGCTAAACAAGTGGTACTTGATTTAGCTAGTAAATTGGTCCCAGAATACAACGTAAGAGTTAATATAAATACTGGAGATAAGATTGATAAAGGAATTGTATATCTCACAGTAACTGGTACATCTGCAGAACATGGAGACGATGGTATGACTGGAAGAGGAAATAGAGCAACTGGTTTAATTACTCCAATGAGACCTATGTCCTTAGAGGCTACTGCAGGAAAGAATCCAGTTAATCATGTAGGTAAAATATACAATATAGTAGCTAATCTAATTGCACAAAAAGTATCTTCTGAAGTAAAAGGAATAAAGAATGTGCAAGTTGAAGTCTTAGGACAAATTGGTAGACCCATAGATGATCCATTAATCGCTAATGTTCAGGTAACGACAGAAAATGGTACTTTAACTAATGAAATGAAGAGAGAAATAGAAGGAATATCTGATGAAATATTAGGGTCTATAACTAAAATATCAGAGTTAATATTAGAGAATAAGGTTATGCTTTTCTAA
- a CDS encoding CTP synthase, whose protein sequence is MTKYIIVTGGVLSSVGKGTVAASIGLLLKSRGYKVTMVKVDPYLNVDAGTMNPYMHGEVFVTEDGAETDLDLGHYERFVNINMYSYNNITAGKVYFEVIKNERQGKYLGQTVQIIPHVTDQIKSMIRYAANMANADITIIEIGGTVGDIEGLPFLEAVRQLKLEEEEGNVVFVHVALVEYLKVTEEIKTKPLQHSVQELRRIGIQPDIIVARSVVPLDDETKKKIALFTNVKPEYIFSNYDVTMTYEVPLILEKQGLASKILGKLNLPDSQPDLSQWNEFINNLKTANKEVKIALVGKYTKLKDSYISIKEAIYHAASRLNLKPVLVWIESTDLETSKEAIDKLKSVDGIIVLPGFGARGVEGKIMAIKYARENNVPFLGICYGMQLAVVEFARNVLGLEKAHTTEVDPNTPHPVVTLLDEQKRVVQMGGTMRLGSQKVRIKEGTLAYSIYGSTTAYERHRHRYEVNPAYVDQLQKGGLVISGVSENGLVEMIELNNHKFFLGLQGHPEYKSRPLAPSPVFISFLKAVAGI, encoded by the coding sequence TTGACAAAGTACATTATAGTTACTGGAGGAGTATTGTCCAGTGTAGGTAAAGGAACTGTTGCAGCTTCTATAGGTTTATTGCTAAAAAGCAGAGGATATAAGGTTACTATGGTAAAAGTTGATCCATATCTTAATGTTGATGCCGGCACAATGAATCCTTACATGCACGGAGAAGTTTTTGTTACTGAAGATGGTGCTGAAACTGATTTAGATTTAGGACATTATGAGAGGTTTGTTAATATTAATATGTATAGTTATAACAATATAACAGCTGGAAAGGTCTATTTTGAAGTAATCAAGAATGAGAGACAAGGAAAATATTTGGGTCAAACAGTACAAATTATTCCTCATGTAACAGATCAGATAAAAAGTATGATAAGATATGCTGCAAATATGGCTAATGCTGATATTACTATTATAGAAATTGGTGGTACTGTAGGAGATATAGAAGGATTGCCATTCTTAGAAGCAGTGAGGCAATTGAAACTAGAAGAAGAGGAAGGAAATGTTGTTTTTGTTCATGTTGCACTAGTTGAATATCTTAAAGTTACAGAGGAAATAAAAACCAAGCCATTGCAACATAGTGTACAAGAATTAAGGAGAATTGGGATACAACCTGATATTATTGTAGCGCGATCAGTAGTTCCATTAGATGACGAGACTAAAAAGAAAATTGCATTATTTACAAATGTAAAACCGGAGTATATTTTCTCTAATTATGACGTTACAATGACATATGAGGTTCCGCTCATATTGGAAAAACAAGGTTTAGCAAGTAAGATCTTAGGAAAACTGAATCTGCCAGATAGTCAACCAGATTTATCTCAATGGAATGAGTTTATAAATAATCTAAAGACAGCAAACAAGGAAGTAAAGATTGCATTAGTTGGAAAATATACTAAGCTTAAGGATAGTTATATTAGTATAAAAGAAGCAATTTATCATGCTGCATCAAGACTGAATCTTAAACCAGTCCTAGTTTGGATTGAGTCAACTGACTTAGAAACTTCTAAAGAGGCTATTGATAAATTGAAATCAGTTGATGGAATTATAGTTTTACCAGGTTTTGGTGCTAGAGGGGTTGAAGGAAAAATAATGGCTATAAAATATGCTAGAGAGAATAATGTTCCATTTCTAGGAATATGCTATGGAATGCAATTAGCTGTTGTTGAATTTGCTAGAAATGTATTAGGGTTAGAAAAGGCACATACAACTGAAGTTGATCCAAATACTCCTCATCCCGTAGTAACGCTGTTAGATGAGCAAAAAAGAGTAGTTCAAATGGGCGGAACAATGAGGCTAGGTTCTCAAAAAGTTAGAATAAAAGAAGGGACTTTAGCTTACAGTATTTATGGTAGTACAACTGCATACGAGAGACATAGGCATAGATATGAGGTTAATCCAGCATATGTTGATCAGCTCCAGAAAGGAGGCCTAGTTATATCCGGTGTTAGTGAAAATGGATTGGTTGAGATGATTGAATTAAATAATCATAAATTCTTCTTAGGGCTTCAGGGCCACCCAGAATATAAGAGTAGGCCATTAGCTCCTTCTCCCGTCTTTATTAGTTTCTTGAAAGCTGTTGCTGGAATTTAA
- a CDS encoding Trm112 family protein, with protein MKYRLMDLLACPICKHFPLQYYVFSAKTVERSIGDEKKPLCELFCSYKNQFIKDMKETPPCEECFKYEIIDGLLYCPNCKRWYPIIDEIPRMLPDKLRKKDEDLNFMKKYKDKIPKEILDEGLPFNLKSEQS; from the coding sequence ATGAAATATAGGTTAATGGATCTTTTAGCTTGTCCTATCTGTAAACATTTTCCCTTGCAATATTATGTTTTTTCTGCCAAAACTGTAGAGAGAAGCATAGGAGACGAGAAAAAGCCTTTATGTGAGCTTTTCTGTAGTTATAAAAATCAATTCATAAAAGATATGAAGGAAACTCCTCCTTGTGAAGAGTGCTTTAAATATGAAATCATAGACGGTTTACTATATTGTCCTAACTGTAAAAGATGGTATCCAATAATAGATGAAATACCAAGGATGTTACCAGATAAGCTTAGAAAGAAGGATGAGGATCTTAACTTTATGAAGAAATATAAAGATAAGATTCCAAAGGAAATTTTAGATGAAGGACTTCCTTTCAATTTAAAATCAGAACAAAGTTGA
- a CDS encoding ArsR/SmtB family transcription factor has protein sequence MELIVSDPEEILKITRALSVMSRINILKLVADNELNVTELSEILHMTKANVSMHISELENAGLIEVTYKNGVKGIKKVIKLKYDKIIIDLNSSNSFQETNKDGRRS, from the coding sequence GTGGAATTAATAGTATCTGATCCAGAGGAAATATTAAAAATTACTAGAGCATTATCGGTTATGTCACGTATAAATATTCTTAAATTAGTAGCTGATAATGAGTTAAATGTTACAGAATTAAGTGAAATTCTGCATATGACTAAAGCAAATGTAAGTATGCATATTTCAGAATTAGAAAACGCTGGACTCATAGAAGTTACTTACAAAAATGGAGTAAAAGGTATAAAAAAAGTAATAAAATTAAAATATGACAAAATTATTATTGACTTAAATTCCAGCAACAGCTTTCAAGAAACTAATAAAGACGGGAGAAGGAGCTAA
- the glmM gene encoding phosphoglucosamine mutase, which yields MGKLFGTDGVRGVTNKELTTELVLRLAKAIGTFFGKGSKILVGRDVRAGGDMLVKIVEGGLLSVGIEVFDGGMAATPALQYAVKTLGYDGGIIVTASHNPAPYNGIKVIDKDGIEIRREKEDTIEQILFEEKFNTVEWSALTNEVKKEDRVISNYVSGILSHIDVEKVSKKHYTVLIDPANSVGALSTPLVARSLGCKIYTLNGNLDPLFSARQPEPTFDSLKETAEVAKSLKVNLGVAHDGDADRAIFIDSEGRIQWGDRSATLLSYWAYLKNPNSNKKVITAVSSSSLVEEYLSQFNIEVEWTKVGSVDIAHKVVDEKALAGFEENGGFMYPPHQYVRDGAMSFALMLELMANENVSSAELFDRLPKYYLVKTKVDLKPGMNLEEIYKRIIEIYSSSAIRTITIDGVKVIGKDFWFLVRKSGTEPIIRIMAEAKDQSIANNLANELKRIVEGK from the coding sequence ATGGGAAAGCTTTTTGGTACTGATGGTGTAAGAGGAGTAACTAATAAAGAGTTAACAACTGAACTTGTTTTACGTCTTGCTAAAGCGATTGGTACTTTTTTTGGTAAGGGTAGTAAGATTCTAGTTGGTAGGGATGTAAGAGCAGGAGGTGATATGTTAGTAAAGATTGTTGAAGGTGGACTTCTGAGCGTTGGAATTGAAGTTTTTGATGGTGGAATGGCCGCAACTCCAGCTTTACAATACGCTGTAAAGACTTTAGGATATGATGGCGGTATTATAGTTACTGCTAGTCATAATCCTGCACCTTATAATGGTATAAAAGTAATAGATAAAGATGGTATAGAAATAAGAAGAGAAAAAGAAGATACCATAGAGCAGATTTTATTTGAAGAGAAATTCAATACTGTTGAGTGGAGTGCGTTAACTAATGAGGTTAAAAAAGAAGATAGAGTAATCAGTAATTACGTTTCTGGTATTTTATCTCATATCGACGTTGAAAAAGTGTCTAAAAAGCACTATACTGTCTTAATCGATCCGGCAAATAGTGTAGGTGCACTTTCAACTCCTTTGGTAGCCAGATCTTTAGGCTGTAAGATATATACACTTAATGGAAATCTTGATCCTTTATTTTCTGCAAGGCAACCGGAACCCACATTTGATAGTCTAAAAGAAACTGCTGAAGTTGCTAAATCACTAAAAGTAAATTTAGGTGTTGCTCATGATGGAGATGCTGATAGAGCTATTTTTATAGATTCTGAAGGAAGAATACAATGGGGAGATAGGAGTGCGACACTGTTATCCTACTGGGCTTATTTGAAGAATCCAAATAGCAACAAGAAAGTAATAACAGCAGTGTCTAGTTCAAGTCTTGTTGAGGAGTACTTAAGTCAATTTAATATTGAAGTTGAGTGGACTAAAGTAGGAAGTGTGGATATTGCTCATAAAGTTGTTGACGAAAAAGCATTAGCTGGGTTTGAAGAGAATGGAGGTTTTATGTATCCTCCTCATCAATATGTAAGAGATGGAGCGATGAGCTTTGCACTAATGCTTGAGCTTATGGCTAATGAAAATGTTTCATCAGCAGAACTGTTCGATAGACTTCCAAAATACTATCTGGTTAAAACTAAGGTAGATTTAAAACCAGGAATGAATCTTGAGGAAATATATAAAAGAATTATCGAAATATACTCTAGTTCAGCAATTAGGACCATTACTATCGATGGTGTTAAAGTCATAGGCAAAGACTTCTGGTTTCTTGTGAGAAAAAGCGGTACAGAGCCCATTATAAGAATAATGGCTGAGGCAAAAGATCAGAGTATAGCAAATAATTTAGCTAATGAGTTAAAAAGAATTGTAGAGGGTAAATGA
- a CDS encoding orotidine 5'-phosphate decarboxylase / HUMPS family protein produces the protein MMELLEKLLKGKNLQVALDFIDLKNAEEVAKQSIDGGVDIVEIGTPLVKSTGIEGIKKIKKIAQSKIILVDTKTADAGDVEAEIVNLGGGNIMTVLGIMDDSTIESAVKKAHEYGILVQADLINVKDVVGRAKEIKKLGVDIIGLHVGLDVQKKRGITIRDLKNEIKMVSELGVIISVAGGLNKNNIIDLLDLPINIYVVGGAITRSKNPFEETKEIVKIIKG, from the coding sequence ATGATGGAATTACTCGAAAAATTACTAAAAGGTAAAAATTTACAAGTAGCTTTGGATTTTATTGATTTAAAAAACGCAGAAGAAGTGGCTAAGCAGTCTATTGATGGTGGGGTTGATATAGTAGAAATTGGAACACCATTAGTTAAGTCTACAGGTATTGAAGGAATAAAGAAAATAAAGAAAATAGCTCAGAGTAAAATTATCTTAGTAGACACAAAAACTGCTGATGCCGGAGACGTGGAAGCTGAAATAGTGAATTTAGGAGGAGGAAACATTATGACAGTATTAGGAATAATGGATGATTCAACTATAGAAAGCGCAGTTAAAAAAGCTCATGAGTATGGCATTTTAGTTCAAGCAGACCTAATAAACGTAAAGGACGTTGTAGGTAGAGCAAAAGAAATTAAGAAATTAGGCGTAGATATAATAGGCTTACACGTAGGTCTTGACGTTCAGAAAAAAAGAGGAATCACAATAAGAGACCTTAAGAACGAAATAAAAATGGTTAGCGAATTGGGTGTTATAATCTCTGTCGCTGGAGGACTAAATAAAAACAATATTATTGATCTCTTAGATTTGCCTATTAACATTTACGTCGTTGGAGGAGCAATAACAAGATCAAAGAACCCATTTGAAGAGACAAAAGAGATCGTTAAAATAATTAAGGGGTAG